A single genomic interval of Mucilaginibacter robiniae harbors:
- a CDS encoding SRPBCC family protein: protein MKTYERRWQQFIPISLDKAWDFFSSPFNLSKITPPDMRFVITSPYGEDTKMYAGMIITYKVSPLFGIKMNWMTEITQVHDKQYFVDEQRFGPYALWHHQHHFKEVPGGVLMTDILNYAIPYGLAGTLANKILVGKKLTAVFNYREKKIKELFG from the coding sequence GTGAAAACGTACGAACGCCGCTGGCAACAATTCATTCCGATTAGCCTGGATAAAGCTTGGGACTTTTTTTCGTCGCCGTTTAATTTATCAAAGATTACGCCGCCGGATATGCGGTTTGTGATTACTTCGCCTTATGGTGAAGATACAAAGATGTATGCGGGTATGATTATCACGTACAAGGTATCACCACTGTTCGGTATTAAGATGAACTGGATGACTGAGATTACTCAGGTGCATGACAAGCAGTATTTTGTAGATGAGCAACGTTTTGGTCCTTATGCCTTGTGGCATCACCAACACCATTTTAAAGAGGTGCCTGGCGGCGTACTAATGACTGATATTTTAAACTATGCCATACCTTATGGCTTAGCCGGAACTTTGGCTAACAAAATACTAGTAGGCAAAAAGCTTACTGCCGTTTTTAATTACCGGGAAAAGAAGATTAAAGAGCTTTTCGGCTAG
- a CDS encoding acetylxylan esterase, protein MFDNKIVKYVHLLFGVMGLLWLSSQNSYAVGISVKNLSPTVQGKAADDDEEIVITATPKAKDAIFNSGSSIVYDVKLESKIKSAQVGTVGYSITSLSNKEITQHAVDVNIGKLSTKTVSLKIPSQPSGFYKIIITVNVTDYDDTVRRVFGVEPTQIRSEHSKPADFDQFWQTAKEDLAAVKPEFKTTELPDSSRDNRRVYAIEMKSLGGITVRGWMTLPKTNNKRKKFPVLLGLPGYQVNLLPMFGSDEDLAIVVLNVRGQGNSRDRIRTLRDDYIFTGIEDKKKYVMRGAIMDCVRMIDFIFTQDELDHNNIMVSGGSMGGFLSIATASVDHRVKLCSAQNPILCDVKALPGKVTWPLKDFSRYIRINRGLTMDKVLDNLSYFDTKNFATNIKCPTLMGIGLLDHLAPPDNEYTAYNNLKVKKHMIIFRDLGHEVAVYYKDYEGRWMRDTFGLF, encoded by the coding sequence TTGTTCGATAATAAAATAGTTAAATATGTACACCTGTTGTTTGGTGTAATGGGTTTACTGTGGCTTAGCAGTCAAAATAGTTATGCTGTCGGGATATCTGTAAAAAATCTCTCACCAACTGTACAAGGTAAAGCTGCCGACGACGATGAAGAGATTGTAATCACGGCTACACCCAAAGCAAAAGATGCCATCTTTAATTCAGGCAGTAGCATTGTATATGATGTGAAGCTGGAAAGTAAAATTAAAAGTGCACAGGTAGGTACAGTAGGGTATAGCATTACCAGCTTAAGTAATAAGGAAATTACCCAGCATGCGGTTGATGTAAATATTGGCAAGCTATCTACTAAAACCGTATCACTGAAAATACCAAGCCAGCCTTCCGGGTTTTACAAAATCATTATTACCGTAAATGTTACGGATTATGATGATACGGTAAGGCGCGTATTTGGTGTGGAGCCTACTCAAATCCGCTCAGAGCATTCTAAGCCTGCTGATTTTGACCAATTCTGGCAAACTGCAAAAGAAGATTTAGCGGCCGTTAAGCCTGAGTTTAAAACAACCGAGCTGCCTGATTCTTCGCGTGATAACCGCCGGGTGTATGCTATAGAAATGAAATCATTGGGCGGTATTACCGTTCGTGGGTGGATGACTTTACCTAAAACCAATAACAAGCGAAAGAAATTTCCGGTATTGCTAGGCTTGCCGGGTTATCAGGTGAATTTGTTACCCATGTTTGGTTCTGATGAGGATTTAGCCATTGTAGTACTCAACGTACGTGGGCAGGGTAATAGTCGCGACCGGATACGTACCTTACGAGATGACTACATATTTACCGGTATTGAAGATAAAAAGAAGTACGTAATGCGGGGCGCTATTATGGATTGCGTACGCATGATTGATTTTATCTTCACGCAAGATGAACTTGACCATAACAACATTATGGTATCTGGCGGAAGTATGGGCGGGTTTTTATCCATTGCAACAGCTAGTGTAGATCATCGGGTAAAATTGTGTTCTGCACAAAACCCTATTTTATGTGACGTAAAAGCACTGCCTGGTAAAGTAACCTGGCCATTAAAAGATTTTAGTCGGTACATACGTATCAACCGAGGCTTAACGATGGATAAGGTATTAGATAATCTATCGTACTTTGATACCAAAAACTTTGCTACCAATATCAAATGCCCAACCCTGATGGGTATTGGCTTGCTCGATCACCTGGCTCCGCCAGATAATGAATACACGGCATACAATAACCTGAAGGTTAAAAAGCACATGATCATCTTTAGAGATTTAGGTCATGAAGTAGCTGTGTACTATAAAGATTATGAAGGCCGTTGGATGCGTGATACATTTGGTTTATTTTAA
- a CDS encoding acetylxylan esterase translates to MLKIKTILINLFLVSSIGLAYAQDSSDEEMFITPKPGHKNAVFDDNSSITYKLAVKSTYKTRQDGALTTELLTDDWKKVWTSTTNISLSKKGSHTYSVHIPHQSAGIYRVNFRLNLTDYDDTIRRVVAISPEKITTELHKPTDFNQFWSKSKEQLAKINPDYHVTEDTQQSTRDVKVYKVEMRSWNNVKIRGWLTVPTQGKNWPVIYKLPGYNVAMKPEIDKPDFAVFALDVRGNGMSRDMVAPATDRYNVTGIESRESYIYHGVYMDCLRGLDFILSHADLNLNTSRVCAYGGSQGATLAIIVAALDKRVTACTVELPLYADIHDAYAIGTSFPTTTWPMNHFQDYLKQHRGFTPKRFFDIWDYYDPQNFISQVNCPILMGVGLLDEFCPPRCSFGMYNKIAKNVQKEYRVAPDKAHEMNFDYFMFQLLWFKESLRAPN, encoded by the coding sequence ATGCTTAAAATTAAAACGATATTGATTAACCTGTTTCTGGTAAGTAGCATAGGCTTAGCTTACGCACAGGATAGTAGCGATGAAGAAATGTTTATTACTCCCAAACCAGGCCACAAAAATGCAGTGTTTGATGATAATAGTAGCATTACCTACAAGCTGGCGGTAAAAAGCACTTATAAAACTCGCCAGGATGGTGCCTTAACAACTGAGCTGCTTACAGACGATTGGAAAAAGGTTTGGACCAGTACCACCAATATCAGCTTAAGTAAAAAGGGTTCACACACCTATAGCGTTCATATTCCGCACCAAAGTGCAGGTATTTATCGCGTAAACTTTAGGTTGAACTTAACCGATTATGATGATACGATAAGAAGAGTAGTAGCGATTAGTCCGGAAAAAATAACCACTGAGTTGCACAAGCCGACTGATTTTAACCAGTTTTGGAGTAAATCAAAAGAGCAATTAGCTAAAATCAATCCGGATTATCATGTAACAGAAGATACGCAGCAATCTACCCGCGATGTAAAGGTGTATAAAGTAGAAATGCGTTCTTGGAATAATGTAAAAATACGTGGATGGCTTACAGTGCCCACACAAGGCAAAAATTGGCCAGTGATTTATAAGTTGCCTGGCTACAATGTAGCCATGAAACCTGAAATTGATAAGCCGGATTTTGCCGTGTTTGCATTAGATGTGCGCGGTAATGGTATGAGCCGTGATATGGTGGCTCCAGCAACCGATCGTTATAATGTAACAGGTATTGAAAGCCGGGAAAGTTACATTTATCATGGCGTGTATATGGACTGTTTGCGTGGACTGGATTTTATCCTGTCGCATGCCGATTTGAATTTGAACACCAGCCGGGTATGTGCCTATGGAGGAAGTCAGGGGGCTACGCTGGCCATTATAGTAGCTGCATTAGATAAACGGGTAACGGCTTGTACGGTCGAATTGCCATTATATGCCGACATACATGATGCTTATGCTATCGGTACCTCATTCCCTACCACCACATGGCCCATGAACCATTTTCAGGATTATCTAAAACAGCATCGTGGTTTTACACCGAAACGTTTTTTTGATATTTGGGACTATTATGATCCGCAAAATTTTATTAGCCAGGTTAATTGTCCTATCCTGATGGGCGTGGGTTTACTGGACGAGTTTTGTCCGCCACGATGCAGCTTTGGTATGTATAACAAAATTGCTAAGAATGTACAAAAGGAATATCGTGTAGCTCCAGATAAAGCACACGAAATGAACTTTGATTATTTTATGTTCCAATTGTTGTGGTTTAAAGAATCATTGCGTGCGCCTAATTAA